A DNA window from Rhineura floridana isolate rRhiFlo1 chromosome 11, rRhiFlo1.hap2, whole genome shotgun sequence contains the following coding sequences:
- the LOC133366317 gene encoding receptor activity-modifying protein 1-like isoform X1 has protein sequence MPQAFWYYLLYSILLLLFHKGCTALTYGDFEDEISYLYPDTEEPFEDEEGQASDCGDTYYDWIALFCWPEFHAAIMATAESNQCLWETIGSMYSELVLCTGLLAEGMGCPVSSPTLDTFFVRIHAEYFANCSLPIDTTDHQPPIGMVVFLTSLPVCLVPLSVALTLRKT, from the exons ATGCCACAAGCTTTCTGGTATTATCTCCTGTATTCCATCCTGCTTTTGCTTTTTCACAAAG GATGCACAGCACTGACCTATGGTGACTTTGAAGATGAAA TCTCCTATTTGTATCCAGACACAGAAG AGCCTTTTGAAGACGAGGAGGGCCAAGCCAGCGACTGTGGAGATACCTACTATGATTGGATAGCCTTGTTCTGTTGGCCTGAGTTTCATGCTGCCATCATGGCTACAGCTGAGAGCAATCAGTGCCTCTGGGAAACGATTGGCAG CATGTATAGTGAGCTTGTCCTCTGCACTGGGCTGCTGGCTGAAGGTATGGGCTGTCCAGTATCCAGCCCCACCTTGGATACCTTCTTCGTGAGAATCCACGCTGAGTACTTTGCCAATTGCTCCCTCCCCATCGATACCACTGACCATCAGCCACCCATAGGAATGGTTGTCTTCCTGACTTCCCTGCCTGTCTGTTTGGTGCCCCTCTCTGTTGCCCTCACCCTCCGCAAGACATGA
- the LOC133366317 gene encoding receptor activity-modifying protein 1-like isoform X2, translating into MPQAFWYYLLYSILLLLFHKGCTALTYGDFEDEKPFEDEEGQASDCGDTYYDWIALFCWPEFHAAIMATAESNQCLWETIGSMYSELVLCTGLLAEGMGCPVSSPTLDTFFVRIHAEYFANCSLPIDTTDHQPPIGMVVFLTSLPVCLVPLSVALTLRKT; encoded by the exons ATGCCACAAGCTTTCTGGTATTATCTCCTGTATTCCATCCTGCTTTTGCTTTTTCACAAAG GATGCACAGCACTGACCTATGGTGACTTTGAAGATGAAA AGCCTTTTGAAGACGAGGAGGGCCAAGCCAGCGACTGTGGAGATACCTACTATGATTGGATAGCCTTGTTCTGTTGGCCTGAGTTTCATGCTGCCATCATGGCTACAGCTGAGAGCAATCAGTGCCTCTGGGAAACGATTGGCAG CATGTATAGTGAGCTTGTCCTCTGCACTGGGCTGCTGGCTGAAGGTATGGGCTGTCCAGTATCCAGCCCCACCTTGGATACCTTCTTCGTGAGAATCCACGCTGAGTACTTTGCCAATTGCTCCCTCCCCATCGATACCACTGACCATCAGCCACCCATAGGAATGGTTGTCTTCCTGACTTCCCTGCCTGTCTGTTTGGTGCCCCTCTCTGTTGCCCTCACCCTCCGCAAGACATGA